In Eulemur rufifrons isolate Redbay chromosome 15, OSU_ERuf_1, whole genome shotgun sequence, the genomic stretch agttcaagatcagcctgggcaacaagcaagaccccgtctctaccaaaaaaaattggCACCACAGGCCATGATCTGGTTCAGAGTTATTGGAGTTACAGGTTATGGTTACTAACCTCCAGGACAGCATCACAGGCTGTGATCTGGTTGTGCAGAGATGCTATGTTTTCACTCTCTTGGATATCTAACCCACAAAAAGTCAAGGGGCCTCATGGTGAAGATAGAGATCCTCAGAGCTGCAGTACCTCTCCAGTTTCTCCCTGAAGTGACAGAAGCCTCAGAGAGAAGACGCTGGCCTCAGCTGGGCTGTCTGAACCACACTCCACAAAATCCCCATGTCAATAATACCACCCCTCCCTTATGCTGGAGGATACAATCTCGAATGGATTTCTGCTCAATTTGCTGTAACTCCAGCTCAACTTGCTTTGAATAGTGACGGAGATCCACACCCTGGGAGAACATAGAGATGACAGGTCAGGAGGAAGTCCCAGTGAAGGGACACTGGAACAGAACCAGTGAAAGGCTGAAGGGTAAGACACCAGGGAGATGTAACAAAAGAAAGAGactgttgttgtttttcctcttGGGGGAGGGTAGGTAGAAAGAAGATTAATACAAGGGAAAGCCTCACCGTTTTAAGAGCTTCTTTTACTAACTCATCTTCCAGATTTGCCTGAATGTGAACTGAAAATAGAAGTTTATCATAAGGGTCCAGCTCCACAGCTCCTTCTCCCCACACAGAGCATCTGCACACAATCCCTGCCTTATTCCTTCCAGCCCCCACGCCTCTCAGATACATGTTCTCTGTACCCACCCCATGCCATCACTTACCATCCACTTCATCCAAGATGAATTCATTAGAGGTGATATCCAAATCCCCAAGTTGCAGTGGTTCCTGGAGCCCAGGACCACCCCCCTAtagaggacagagagagggaaggagaacaaAATATAATTGGGCACCCCTAATCCTTCCAGTGAGAAGGGAGGTGCTTTTGCTGGGGAGCCACAGATACTGAGTCAAAAAATTCTAAGAGTCTTGCACTGTACCTAATTTACTACTTTGGCTGATGGATAAGGGAATATGACAAGGAATCAGGCAATCCATAAAGACAGTGAAGGTAGCCCAGCACTGTAGCCAGCCCCTGTAGTCAGCtacgctacttgggaggctgaggcggaaggattgtttgagcccaggggtttgaggccagcctgggtaagacccccatctcaaaaaaaaaaaaaaaaaagtcattgcaTGTGCCCGAATGAGGAAATTTAGGAGTTGCCGAGGACAGAGCAGAACTTGCAGTTAAATTTAGGACCCTCAGACACCTGCTATCCAGCTGTTCTATCACCACACCCTGGGGAACCCCAGACGTTCTAGAAATGTCAGCTAACACACAGCAatttcctatgtgccaggtgccATCTTACACATGTTCATCTAATCCTAACGACAACCTATATGGTAGGTCCTATTATCTTCTTCACTTTAGGGCTGTGGAGTGATGGCACAGAGAAGCTGGTTAACTTAtccaaggacacacagagtgTAAGCGGCAGAACTAGAATTataacccaggcagtctggctccagaggccatgtACTTAACCTACACTGCTTCTTTATTCTAACCAAAAACGTGGAGGGAAAAGTTGAAATTGTGCCCCAGAACCTGAGTTTCATCCATTCTGGTCCAAGCTCAGGGTAGGGTCCCATCCCAGAGAGGGGTATGGGGAACCAAACAGGTAGCATCACGGGTAGCAGCCAAGCTCCTACGCTTGTGCCTAAACCCAGTCCAGACCTTTCAGACGCGAGGATCACCGGGACTACGGAGGAGAAACAGCCCCGCGCTCTCACCAGCGGGCCCTCTTCCTCGTCCATATCTGAGGTCCCAGCCCGCAACACCAGCTCCCGGGCGGCTGCTGCCATGGTCGCAGCGGCGGCCATTCCCCGCAGCCTCACTTCCGGCAGCTGTGAGTCCGACGAGTCCGTTCCCCAGAGTGGAACTACAAGTCCCAGAGTGTCTTGCACAGCGCGAAGTCGTTCCCAGATATTTGACAAATTGTTTGACTCCAGCCTTCCTCTTTCAGGTCCAACCACTTCAACCAAGTGCAAACGGGAACGTGGAAGTCTCAAGCACAATCTTGTCCCGGAACCTTCGCTGCTCTTTTACCCAGGAACTTTACGAACTGTAAAGAAAAGCCGCACCGGAAGTTGTGGCACCCAAGCCAAACTCTCAGAAGTCCAGTCAGATCGCGCTGAAGCAGTTTCCGGAAGCGCTTCTCCTAGCTAGCTCCGCCTCTTCCGCATGGAAACTATATAAGAATACTGCGTCACTTCCGCTCTCTCTTCCACAGGAGGCTTACACGCCGCCGGTCGTGCTGCCGCCATGGTAAGACTGGAATTTGTGCCGCGATCCAGCGACATCGGAACCAGGGCAGGGAAAGTCTGCTGTCACGGTGCCGAGAACGCCCTGTCCTGGGGGCCTGCAACTTTCCGTGTGGAGTCTTGGATCGCACAGTTGGGAAGGGACACCAAAGACTTCCAGTTGGAGCAGGGCCAGAGGAAGGGTCATTCCCCGGGCTCATGGAAGCTGCTGCTAAAAGCTTGGGCGTCTGTGGAGAACTCCAGCCTCCGCCGTGCAGAGTGTACTTTTGGGAGTGGGCAGACCTACTCCCTCTTACCAAAGATTGTATTTTCCGAAGCTTGAATGCTTCATGTCCCTGCTCTTTGCAGGACTGAGGAGTTTGCTGTGGTGTGAAGAACTAAGGGAGGGGTTTGTCTTTGCACCCTTTATGACAGACTTAACGTTTCTGTTTTGAGGTTGTTCGTTTGCCGTATAGACCTTACAGTTTGTTAGTAGTTCACGATGTCTTTCTCCCCCATACTTTTTCAATCAGTCTCTAGTGATCCCTGAGAAGTTCCAGCACATTTTGCGAGTTCTCAACACCAACATCGATGGGCGGCGGAAAATAGCTTTTGCCATCACTGCCATTAAGGTAAAGTAGGGTAAAGGGTAGAGAATGTAAACGAAAATTGGGATAAGATCTAAGCCATCAGTGAGGCAAGGTTGAGGAGACCTGAGCCCTATCGAGATCTCCTTGGCTACtgggttaagaaaaaaaaaaaatggttaagggAGCAAGTAATCCCTTAGCACGTTTCTCACAAAACATAAGTAATAAAAGCCCGAGAGTAGTCTAAGGTCAAGTCAAAACATTTcacctggggaggtgggggtagAAATAGTTGCCTGCGTGAATTCACTAAGATTTTTCTGGACCATCAGCTTGTGAGATCCCTTCTAGGTACCATAATTctacctcctctttccccaccgCATCTTAACAGTAATCCTTCCTTTGGAATTTTTGTGCCCTTAGAATTGGATAATTGTACATCTTGAGGGGTAAGTAGAAATGCCAGCAGATACCAAGTGTGAAGAAACCCCTAGTTGGGTGTAGGAGAGGTGCCAGCAGGACATGTACTCAGATGCCAGAGTTACTATTGCTTTCCTGTTCGAGTGGGAACCAGTATATGTCTCTTTGGCTTGTTGCAAGAGTCAGTAAATGCAAGCTTGGATATCTCTGTCCATGAACCTAATGAATTCCTGGTCTTCCAgatggggactttttttttttccagttagtaTTCGTAATTAGTTTGGAAATGGCTCGATGTCTTTCTTTTCCTACCAGTGTGTGTACACTgcacaggggcagggctgggcctgtcTTAGTCACAATCTCCAGCTTCTGGTGCATGATGGGTATTCGTGCAGCATCAGGGAATGGATGGTTCCAGGGATACTGACTGTTGCCTGGTTTTGAGGAATTTTAAGGAAGTCGATAAAAATTTTATAGAGGATAAAATTAAAGGAGCCTGTTTATCTTGAGGGAGCATGTATTGGTATTTATCAGAAGGTCAGTTAGTTTAAGCAGTaagtcttctctttcatttataaaaagtttgtcaaattcctttgatttttttttttttattgttattctgtACTGCAGGGAGCacagcttttatttcttcttaaatgaTTTAGAGGGAAATTCCTTCCTTCAGTTAGGCAGTGTAAAATATAGTACCTATTTCGTTTCAGAGACTTGACATGAGGCTTAAGTGAGACAGTGTTTATAAAAGATAAGCAAGGTTAACAGGATGATGTTTCTGCTGGATCTCTCCTGTCTGCCTCTTTGAAATTGACTGGCTTTGTATCTGTTACTTGGGCCAACCTTTGTAGTAAACTTACAActcaaggaaaaacaaacttaACCAATGCATTTTCAGGTACTTAGGAGTCTGTAATAAGAAGTCTAATGGTTTGGAGAGCCAGCAAAAACAGCTAGCTCTTGCCCTGGCGAGAGAAGGAAACTTTGAGGGTGGTCTTTTTTTGAGGATCTggtatttgggggggggggttcaaAGATGAAAAAGTGAAACATTCAAAAGTAGAAGAGAATAATTAACCCCATGGATgtatttaaaaactagaaatctTATTTCCTCTTTATCTCTACCTAGTCTGTAAATTAGAGAGACCCTGATTTCTACTGAATCAACCTGATAATTTGATCCTCCATCACTTTCTTGCATAGAGGCAATGCCATCTGTTTTCATTTCCTAGGGCTAATGTAACAAGTTCCCACAAACTAGGGAGGAAATTATTCTTTCAGCTCTGGAGGccaaaagttcaaaatcaaggtgtccacagGGGCCAtactccctctgaaggctctaagAATCCTACTTTGCCTCTTCCTGTCATCTGGTGGTTGTCCATAATCCTTGACATTCTTTGGTTTGTAGCATCACTTCAGtctttcctttgtccttttgtgcctgtcTCTCCTCTTGTGAGGTTGTCAGTCATTGGATCTGGGGACTACCCTAATCCAGTATAACCTCATTTTACCTGATTATTTCTACAAAGACCTttccaaatagggtcacattctgaggttctaggtGGACATAAATTGGGGGGCGCTATTCAGCCCAACATGCCATCCTTCACTATCCAGACCGGTTTGTGAGTTCACATGGCAAAGGGGTGCTGGTGTTGATACCATGCCACCAATGTGAGCACTAGTTTCTTtaatacttaaaatctattttagttttttttgttctttaatcagTTGCCACTATATTAACAAGGATCTTTAGAGATTTTGGGGGGCAGAGTTAGCTCTGGGCACTGACAAAATCAAGTGATCTTGGAAACCTTTGATCATGGGGATACAGTGACTTGCCTGAAGAGTTGTGGTTCCAAGCAACTGAATCCAGTCCCTGATCAGCTTGTTAATTCACAAGACCGGTTTTCTTGCATAAGCTTGGAGAGACAGGCCCCTTGTTTTCCACAATGCAAAAATCTGAAAACACCTGTTGACAGCTACATATGCTGGGCAGTGAGGGAAAAAAACACCCTGCCTTCAAGGGGTTATTATCCATCCCAAGGTTTATATCTAGGAAGGTGGGTGAGGGAAGGGTGATCTGGGGAATTGTAAAACAATTTATTGCAGGTCCTACTTCTGTGGGCTTTTTGAATAATGGTGCTCTAAGggaatacaaaaaaatcagattGAACCCTAATTCCGAAACCTCTCACTTCAGGGTGTGGGTCGAAGATATGCTCATGTGGTGTTGAGGAAAGCAGACATTGACCTCACCAAGAGGGCAGGAGAACTTACGGAGGATGAGGTGAGAGGACAGGGAAGGGGCCGGGGGTTGGGCTTGTCTCGGGAAGGGACCATCTAGATCTGACCATGTCCTGCCTGCCAGGTGGAACGTGTGATCACCATTATGCAGAATCCACGGCAGTACAAGATCCCAGACTGGTTTTTGAACAGACAGAAGGATGTAAAGGATGGAAAATACAGCCAGGTGTGTATTGAGATGGGGGCGGGATTGGCGGAAAGGGGGATCCAAATAGAATTGGGCATAGGAGGTTGGAACAAAACAAACATCTTCACCCTCTCCTCCAAATCCAGGTCCTGGCTAATGGTCTGGACAACAAGCTCCGTGAAGACCTGGAGCGGCTGAAGAAGATTCGGGCCCATAGAGGGCTGCGCCACTTTTGGGGGTGAGTAGGGGTGGAGGTTTCATTTTCTGCCTGCCTCTCTCTAGACTCAGTCCCACCATTATTATTTGTGTTCAGTCTTCCTTTTCCCCCCTAGCCTTTTCTTTGTGCTGTGTATGACCTATgacccttctctctttttttacctGTAGCCTTCGTGTCCGAGGCCAGCACACCAAGACCACTGGCCGCCGAGGCCGTACCGTGGGGGTGTCCAAGAAGAAATAAGTCTGTAGGCCTTGTCTGTTAATAAATAGTTTATATACGTATGGCTTCCTTCTTACTGGTCCTCCATTCTTCTGGTGACACCGATGCTAGTCACCATATGTCTGGCTAGTAGTGATGTCCCACCCTGTGATGTACAGATAACGATAGTGATGGAACAACCAACATATGCAGCCTTGGGGGGTGCCCAGACCCGTATTTACACCAAGGAAGTCTACTGGGGTTGGTGTGCACGGCGGTTGTGGGTAGCTCAGCCTAGCCAGTTCAAGTTGCCGTCAGTTATTTGCAGGTCCTGATGGCCCTGGATTTCTAAAAGATGGGGTCCTATAGTTGGAAAGTTAGGGGCAGGCTGGTACAGAAAAAGTCATTTGGGCTTAACGCAGCAAAGACAAACAGGCACAGATTATTGTGGCCATAAAGGGTGAGGTCCCCCTCCCCGACTTGGAGGCGGAGAGCGCGCGGCGGTTGAGGTGGAAAACGGCAACACGTCAGGCCATGTCCCTGTCCGTCCCGCGCATGCGCCTGCCTGTATTCCGCCCTGTCGCGCTGTTCCGACGCCACTTCCGGCGGGGATGTAAACGCGTAGCTCGTAAGTGGCGGAGAGACCGGCAGCTGGAGGAAGGGGTGCGGCAGCTGGCGGAACAGAGCTTGGGGGCAGCAGGTAACCATCCACACAGGATGCAGCTGCCGTGGTCCCCAGCTGCGCCGCCGCCTCCCCTCTCCCAGGGTGGGCTGGTACTGGCCGCTCGCGCCTCCCGCTGCGTCCGAGGCGTGTCCGGTTAGGCACGAGCCGGTGACCCAGGCCACGGAGAGCTATGCTCTCCAGCCTGTAAGCGTCCTCCTTTCCCTCCAGATCCCCAACTGTGCCACGCCATGCCCCTCAGCCTCTTCCGGCGCTTTCTCCTCGCTGCCCTGCTGGTGGTGATCGTCTGGACCCTCTTCGGGCCCTCGGGGATTGGGGAGGAGCTGCTGAGCCTCTCGCTAGCCTCCCTGCTGCCAGCCCCGGCCTCACCAGGGCCGCCCCTGGCCCTGCCTCGCCTCTTGATCCCCAACCAAGAGGCCTGCGGTGGTCCTGGCGCTCCTCCCTTCCTGCTAATTCTGGTGTGCACGGCCCCGGAGAACCTGAACCAGAGAAACGCCATTCGGGCCTCGTGGGGTGGGCTGCATGAGGCCCGGGGGCTCAGGGTGCAGACGCTCTTCCTGCTGGGAGAGCCCAACAGGCAGCACCCTACCTGGGGCTCCCACGGGAACGACCTGGCGAGGGAATCAGCTGCCCAGGGGGACATCTTGCAGGCGGCCTTCCAGGACTCCTACCGAAACCTCACCCTCAAGACCCTCAGTGGGCTGAACTGGGCTGACAAACATTGCCCCATGGCCCGCTACATTCTCAAGACGGATGATGATGTGTTTGTCAACGTCCCAGAACTGGTGTCAGAGTTGGTCCTGCGAGGAGGCCGTTGGGAGCAATGGGAGAGGGGCACGGAGCCCCAGACAGAGGCTGCGGTCAGAGATGAACAGCCGGAAGGAGGCCAGGCCTCACACAGCAAGGCAGTGCCTCTTCTGTACCTGGGCCGGGTGCACTGGCGGGCAAACCCCTCTCGGACGCTAGGGGGCCGGCACCACGTGTCAGAGGAGCAGTGGCCTCCAACCTGGGGCCCTTTTCCCCCCTATGCCTCGGGCACAGGGTACGTGCTATCAGCTTCTGCTGTGCGGCTCATTTTGAAAGTGGCCAGCGGGGCACCCCCTCTGCCACTGGAAGATGTCTTTGTGGGGGTAAGTGCCCGACGAGGAGGCCTCGCCCCAACCCACTGTGTCAAGCTGGCTGGCGCCACCCATTATCCCCTGGACCGGTGCTGCTATGGGAAGTTCCTGCTGACATCCCACAAGTTGGACCCCTGGAAGATGCAAGAAGCCTGGAAGCTGGTGGGTGGCTCTGCTGGAGAAAGGACTGCACCCTTCTGCTCCTGGctccagggagccctgggcaTCCTGCGGTGCCGGGTAATGGCCTGGCTTCACAGCTGACAGCACCTGCAGCCAAGGAGAGGTACGAGGAGCTGACAGCCCAGCAGCACCCCTGAGACCTTCTCTTCTCACAGGCCCAAGGCAGGGGCCCTAGCTGGCTGCAGCTGATCGGCTCATGTCGTCTGTCACCAAAGACAGGGATGTAGGAGAACTCTAGGGGCCTGGCCTGCCAGCCCCAAAGATGGtcataggaaggaaaaaaaaaaagctggagttGTTCTCTCCAGCCAGGGCAGAAGAGGGGCAAACACCCCTCAATAAACTTGTCTCTCCACCTCTTCGAGTGCAGTGTGGTATTCACTAGGACTCCAGAACACAAACCTGGAGAACCTGCCCAGAGGCTACTAGGCCCTGCCGAACAGAAAGGACATCTCCCGGGACATGGGAGAAAGGACAGCCTCTCTGAGGAAGGCTCTTAAAAGGCAAGGCTAAGGCCATAGCGACCACAAGGTATGGGGCAGGGATAAAGGCAGACACTGTGACCCCTGATCCTAGAATAGCCCCATGCTGGGCAAGGGGGAGGGGAATAGGTCCACAGGATGATTCAGACACATCATCCAAAAAAATCACTTTCCTCTTTATTACCAACCCACCCGAAGAGCGAGGTGTCTACCTCCAACTGAGAAAGGGTGCACATTGCCCCCTCGTTCCAGGGGACAGTCATTTCCCTACTGGTGATCTTGGGGAAAGACTGTTCCCAGGGCACCCTAGAACCTGGCTCAGTGCACGAATCTGTCCAGGGCAGATGGCCGGGCCCTTGAGGGCTTGGCCTTCTTTTGcttgtgctgctgctgctcaaGGCTCTGCCGGACCTTGtcctggggacaggagagggagagaggacatGAGCAAAGTGCTAAGTGGCAGGCTGGCCAGCAGTCCAGGTAGGAGGGTATGGCTGTGGGAGTGCTCATTTACCCTGTGGTCCTCGTCCAtgaccttcctcttcctcttcaccAGGCTTGCTGTAGAGCTGCGGCCCTTCTGCTTTGGCTTTGGCTGGAAGGGAGTCTTAGCTTCGGGGTCATAGCCCTGAGGAAGGGGACAGGAGCATAATCTGTTACAGCCTCAGAGTCAGGGCACGAGGAGCACCCACCTGCTGTGCCACACCTCTGGGGCAGGCCCGTGGTGGGCAGAGATGTGGGGGTGAGGAAGGGCCTGGGCACTCGGCCTGCTCCATACCAGCCTCTCTATCCGCTCCTTCTTTGCCTGCTCCAAAGAGATGACATCCACCTCCGCCAGGGCCCGTGGGTCCAGACAAATAAGCTCTGCAGGTACCTGGGAGTGTCACACAAGGACAGGAATGGGCAAGGAGCCACAGGAGGCTGGCACCAAAGAGAAGCCAGGGAGGCTGCTGAAGCCCTCTTCCCAAGATCCCCCAGCATAAGAGCTCTGGGGAgctttccccaccccagccccacacaTAGACACCTTCTCCGGCGGGGAGAACCTCACCTTCTCCAGCAGGGCCTTCACCTCCCACTCCTGGCGCTGTTTCCGGCTCCTGTACGGGTTACTCTCCAGGCCGTCAAAGTTGGGCTCAGCAGCCCCTGGAGGGAGTGAGGAGCATGGAGCCATAAGGAAGAAGCCAGGCCAGCGGCTCCAGCCTGGCCAAGCCCTGCGCTCCTGGCTGTCTCAGGCCACCCTAGCGTGCAGCCAGAGTTGATCCACTTCAAGCCCCATCCCTGGCCCACTCACCAGGGACCAGCATGCTGGTGATGCCCCCACTGTGGCCCACCCCTAGCACATCTTCAAAGGGGCAGAACTGAAGGCCATGCACAGGGCCTGAGAGCCGGTGGGTGAGGTAGGGCTGCTCAAGGGAGGGTGGgccggcctggccctgccctgcccagatgTTGACGACATCGCCCATTCCCGCAACCAGCAGTCCCCTCTGGGAGAAGGCCAGGTGCCCTGCTCCCTGGGGCAGGGTCCGAGCACTCAGAGGCTGGAATGTCCCTCGCAAGTCAAAGATCTTCAGCTGGTGGTCCAGGCCAGAGGTGGCCATGTACCTGGGGGGGAAGGACGATCAATTAAGCTGTCAGTAAATGGGTTTACTAAGCAGGCCTGTGCCCAAGTCCAGCTGAGGAGAAAAAGACTAACGATAACAACTGCTGCCGTCACGCTAACGCTCCACGGGCATCCTCTCAGTTAAGCCTCACACGGttctgtactatttttatttcccttttacaggtgaggagcAGAAGCTCAGAGAAAGGAAATCTGGGTTAGTGAATGGTCGGACTGGGATTCAAGTCAGGCCTGTTTCTCTAGTGTCTGCATCTTATCTGCTCACACCACACTCCCTACCGAAACACGAGGCCAAGGGAGCAAGCACACCTACGACAGGCTGTACCTAAATGTGACGTCCCCTGCGTAGACGCGCAGCAAAGGAAAAGAGCATCTGCAGTGGTCAGGAAGGGCTTCGTGGGCAAGGCGGGATTTGAGCCATTCTAGGTACTTCTCAAGAAAGCATGATAAACAGACACAGCAGGTACAAATGTATTAACACGTGCTATCATGAGACGGAAGCAGAGGTTTGTTTTCAGTGAGATGAGGTGAGGTTTTTCAGGATTGCTGGGAAAGATGGTCAGGAAAATCAGGAGGGGAGAAATTGTAGGGTCTTTTTAAAGTCAGACTGAGGACCCACAGCTCGTTATCCCAACACTGCTCTCTGGCAGTGACTAATCACAAGCTGAAGACTGCATGGACTCGAGCAAACCTACTTAGGAAGCAGGGGAGTAACGCGCCGGagggctgggccctgcccctctctgctTCCCCTGGAAGGAGGAAGGCAAGGGTGGTAACCATATCCTCTCAGGGAACCGTGCGCTGCATAAGCTGTTAACTTTCAGATGCTGGAGTTTCTTTCTATGTTCAAGTTTTTCCTCAGAGAGGGAGGCTGAAGGGGGACCATCCTGGCAGGGGAGATATGTTTGCCAAGCGGCCAAGGACTTCGAGACTTGCCCTGGTGATGGAGCCCATGAGAGGTCCAGCTGGGTACTTCTCCTGACAAGATAATCAGGGCCTCAGCCCCACCACAGGGGGCTATTAATGCAAACCAGGAATTGCAGGTGGCTCCTAGGACATGGGGTCACACCCTTCAGTGAAGCAACAACTCAAGGGCACATGCTGGCTCCTCTCCCCTACACCCACCCACCTATGGGACCCCCTGGGTCAATGCCAGCCTAGCAGCCAGACAGCCATCTAGGCCGCATCACTGTACTACTGAACTTGCAGGAAGCAGTTCAGCTTTGAGAGGCCAATCCAGTCCTAACGCAAGCTTCCAGAAAGCCTCTTGAGGATGGTCAGCTTCATCTCTGGAGCCCCCTTGGCCTGTGTGAAGACCTCCTGAGGAGAACCAGAGAAAAGTGAGGATGGGCCTAAGATCAAGGACCAGAGCTGTTCAGCATCAAGGTGTTGACTAGACCCCAGGCCTCAGTGAACTAGTGACTAAGCCCGAAGCACAGGTGAGCAGTGGCTGACCCGGGTGGCCCGGGAAGGGCAAGCTACACCGTAGGCCTAGTGGCCCACAGAGGGACAAAGCCTCAGGCAGACCTCCCCACTCTCCAAGAgccaggctggcaggctggaggctTTCATAAGTTGGTGACCACCAGGCTTTTCCTTTTCCAGGCATTTGCTTACTGATTTTCcttaaaacaacttaaaaatagaTTATGTAGTCTATACTTAATGTAGAAGATTCCTGAGCAGCAGTGTAAAAGGAGGAAAGCAGCCTGTGGGAAAGGTAATTCTGAGAAGAGTGCCAGGACAAGCAAGGAAGAGCCAGAGGCTGGAAATGGCTGTATCACTCAGGCCCACGGGAGACAGCAAGGATGGAGACAGCTCTGGGAGGGACCCCTGGGGAAATGCAGCCAAGACTTCACAGGTAGTCATGATGCCACCAAAGTGTCAGAGCCGGGGGACCCAGAAGGCACTCAGGAAATTTTGGTTCCTGCTATTCCTGTTGGCCAAAGAACATGAGGACTATGTATAGCTACAGGAGTCAAAGAAGTCCAATTCTGGGGGATGAAAATTCTGGGAGAACGGGAGCAGGCAAGGAGGAACTCTGGGAGTAAGGCGACCTATTCAGTTTGGTCACACTGAGTCTGGGATGACAGAAGACAACTGAGTAGAGACTAAATGCATCACCTGGCTTCATTCCCATAAACCACGGCCACCTGTTTTGTACCTGAAGTGTAACTGGAACACCACACCAGGGCAGGCTCAACAATTCATCCCTATGTCCCCAGGACCTCAGCACAGAGCCCCACCCACAGCAGGTGCCCCGATGAAAGGAATTAGAGGAAAGTACAAGTCAGAAAGCACAGCTGTGGAAGACACAGATGCTCCCTCGGGAACAGCAGGAATCCGAGGCAGACACACCACCCCGCCCCTCACATCACCAGCCAGACCTGAAGAGAATGATCATCTTGATGACAACAACGATATGACAGTAGTGCTCCCCATCTGCTGCGCGCTGTGCTAAACTCTGTATATGCCTTAACTAGTTTTCAATCTGCCACAGCTTTATGAGGACTTTAGACCAGGGCTTGGTGAACTAtccccatgggccaaatctgccCACCATCTATTTCTGTACAGCCCATAAGCCTAGAATGGTTTCTACATTTTTAGgtggttgggaaaaaaaaaaaacaaaagaagaatatttagagacgtgaaaattaaatgaaattcaaattcaggtGTCCACGAataaagttttttgttgttttatttgtttgttttttgagacagggtcttgctctcttgcccgggctagagtgcggtggcgtcatcatagctcacagcaacctcaaactcctgggttcaagccatcttcctgccttggtcccaagtagctgggactacaggcacgcgccaccccACCCAGCTGACTTTTCTATTGTTTGTGGCGTCAGGGTCTCGCTATGGtatagctcaggctggtctcaaactcctggcctcaagtgatgcacctgccttgcctcccaaagtgccaggattacaggcatgagccaccgcatccagcccacaaatgaagttttactggaacatacCCACACTCAATGCACTTAAactgtggctgcttttgctctGTCACACCACAGTCAAAGGACCAAGATGGAGACTATGGCATCTCAATTTGCCCTGCTGCTCAGTGTACGCTACAA encodes the following:
- the RPS18 gene encoding small ribosomal subunit protein uS13, which encodes MSLVIPEKFQHILRVLNTNIDGRRKIAFAITAIKGVGRRYAHVVLRKADIDLTKRAGELTEDEVERVITIMQNPRQYKIPDWFLNRQKDVKDGKYSQVLANGLDNKLREDLERLKKIRAHRGLRHFWGLRVRGQHTKTTGRRGRTVGVSKKK
- the B3GALT4 gene encoding beta-1,3-galactosyltransferase 4, translating into MPLSLFRRFLLAALLVVIVWTLFGPSGIGEELLSLSLASLLPAPASPGPPLALPRLLIPNQEACGGPGAPPFLLILVCTAPENLNQRNAIRASWGGLHEARGLRVQTLFLLGEPNRQHPTWGSHGNDLARESAAQGDILQAAFQDSYRNLTLKTLSGLNWADKHCPMARYILKTDDDVFVNVPELVSELVLRGGRWEQWERGTEPQTEAAVRDEQPEGGQASHSKAVPLLYLGRVHWRANPSRTLGGRHHVSEEQWPPTWGPFPPYASGTGYVLSASAVRLILKVASGAPPLPLEDVFVGVSARRGGLAPTHCVKLAGATHYPLDRCCYGKFLLTSHKLDPWKMQEAWKLVGGSAGERTAPFCSWLQGALGILRCRVMAWLHS